One genomic segment of Sorex araneus isolate mSorAra2 chromosome X, mSorAra2.pri, whole genome shotgun sequence includes these proteins:
- the LOC101544309 gene encoding olfactory receptor 6B3: MKGENMTRVSTFILLGFPTAPRLQYALFVLFLLTYIFILLENLAIILTVWSSAALHRPMYYFLGIMSTIEIWYVCDIIPKMLDGFLLQRKRISFVGCMTQLYFFSSLVCTECVLLASMAYDRYVAICHPLRYQVIMTTGLCIQLVLFSFASGFSISVIKVYFISSATFCGSNVLNHFFCDISPILKLACTDFSTAELVDFILAFIILVFPLIATILSYAHITLAVLRIPSASGRWKAFSTCASHLTVVTIFYMALLFMYVRPKAIDTRSSNKLISVLYTVLTPILNPLIYCLRNKEFKDALKKTLGLGHPPE; this comes from the coding sequence ATGAAGGGAGAGAATATGACCAGGGTCAGCACATTCATCCTGCTGGGCTTCCCCACAGCCCCCCGGCTGCAGTACGCGCTCTTTGTCCTCTTCCTGCTCACTTACATCTTCATCCTGCTGGAGAACCTGGCCATCATCCTCACCGTCTGGAGCAGCGCCGCACTCCACAGGCCCATGTACTACTTCCTGGGCATCATGTCCACAATCGAGATCTGGTACGTGTGTGACATCATCCCCAAGATGCTGGACGGTTTCCTCCTGCAGCGCAAGAGAATCTCCTTCGTGGGCTGCATGACTCAGCTCTACTTCTTCAGCTCCCTGGTGTGCACTGAGTGCGTGCTCCTGGCCTCCATGGCttatgaccgctacgtggccatctgccacccactGCGCTACCAAGTCATCATGACCACGGGGCTCTGCATACAGCTGGTGCTCTTCTCTTTCGCAAGTGGCTTCTCCATCTCTGTGATCAAGGTGTACTTTATCTCCAGTGCCACCTTTTGTGGCTCCAATGTCCTAAACCACTTTTTCTGTGACATTTCCCCCATCCTCAAACTGGCCTGCACAGACTTCTCCACCGCAGAGCTGGTGGACTTCATCCTGGCCTTCATTATCCTGGTGTTTCCCCTTATTGCCACCATTCTGTCCTACGCACACATCACCCTGGCCGTCCTGCGCATCCCCTCAGCCTCGGGCCGCTggaaagccttctccacctgtgcctcccacctcaCGGTGGTCACCATCTTCTATATGGCCTTGCTGTTCATGTACGTCCGACCAAAGGCTATTGATACCCGTAGCTCCAACAAACTCATCTCTGTGCTGTACACTGTTCTCACCCCGATCTTGAACCCGTTGATCTATTGTCTGCGGAACAAGGAATTTAAGGATGCGCTGAAAAAGACGCTGGGCCTGGGGCATCCTCCAGAGTAA
- the LOC129399690 gene encoding olfactory receptor 6B2: MKGENVTRVSTFILLGFPTAPRLQYALFLLFLLTYLFILLENLAIILTVWSSAALHRPMYYFLGAMSFLEIWYVSDIIPKMLDGFLLQHKRISFVGCMTQLYFFSSLVCTECVLLASMAYDRYVAICHPLRYQVIMTTGLCIQLVLFSFASGFSISMIKVYFISSATFCGSNVLNHFFCDISPILKLACTDFSTAELVDFILAFIILVFPLIATILSYAHITLAVLRIPSASGRWKAFSTCASHLTVVTIFYMAMIFMYVRPQAIDSRSSNKLISAVYTVLTPIINPLIYCLRNKEFKDALKRALGLGEPSQ, encoded by the coding sequence ATGAAGGGAGAGAATGTGACCAGGGTCAGCACATTCATCCTGCTGGGCTTCCCCACAGCTCCCCGGCTGCAGTACGcgctcttcctcctcttcctgctcaccTACCTCTTTATCCTGCTGGAGAATCTGGCCATCATCCTCACCGTCTGGAGCAGCGCCGCGCTCCACAGGCCCATGTACTACTTCCTGGGCGCCATGTCTTTCCTGGAGATCTGGTACGTGTCTGACATTATCCCCAAGATGTTGGACGGTTTCCTCCTGCAGCACAAGCGCATCTCCTTCGTGGGCTGCATGACTCAGCTCTACTTCTTCAGCTCCCTGGTGTGCACTGAGTGCGTGCTCCTGGCCTCCATGGCttatgaccgctacgtggccatctgccacccactGCGCTACCAAGTCATCATGACCACAGGGCTCTGCATACAGTTGGTGCTCTTCTCTTTCGCAAGTGGCTTCTCCATCTCTATGATCAAAGTGTACTTTATCTCCAGTGCCACGTTCTGTGGCTCCAATGTCCTGAACCACTTTTTCTGTGACATTTCCCCCATCCTCAAACTGGCCTGCACAGACTTCTCCACCGCAGAGCTGGTGGACTTCATCCTGGCCTTCATTATCCTGGTTTTTCCCCTTATTGCCACCATTCTGTCCTACGCACACATCACCCTGGCCGTCCTGCGCATCCCCTCAGCCTCGGGCCGCTggaaagccttctccacctgtgcctcccacctcaCGGTGGTCACCATCTTCTATATGGCCATGATCTTTATGTACGTCCGGCCCCAGGCCATTGATTCTCGGAGTTCCAATAAGCTCATTTCTGCCGTTTATACGGTTCTCACCCCAATAATAAACCCATTAATCTACTGTCTTCGGAACAAGGAATTTAAGGATGCATTGAAAAGGGCTCTGGGCCTGGGTGAGCCTTCACAGTAA